In a single window of the Actinomycetota bacterium genome:
- a CDS encoding Bax inhibitor-1/YccA family protein: MANPFLNDKRLQQAATATAGAEGGGWAAPDPGAIVNPPINDGPISSWTARTMTVAGTASATAILLLILLAAAAVGWLAVDEAPSGEVQFPALAIVGLLVGLGVAIVLAFKPLWARFLAPVYAIAQGFLVGAISRAFNEAYDGIVVQAAGATIAVFAVMLFLYRTRIIKVTDRMRRIVIGATLGIAVFYGISLLLNLFGVNVTFLSSASPLSIAFSFLVAGLAAFNLALDFDFIERGANQGMPKQIEWYAAFGVLVTLVWLYLEVLRLLAKLREN, encoded by the coding sequence ATGGCGAATCCGTTCCTCAACGACAAGCGCCTCCAGCAGGCTGCCACCGCTACGGCGGGTGCCGAGGGAGGCGGGTGGGCCGCGCCCGACCCCGGCGCGATCGTCAACCCGCCGATCAACGACGGCCCGATCAGCTCGTGGACGGCGCGCACGATGACCGTCGCCGGCACGGCGAGCGCGACCGCGATTCTCTTGCTGATCCTGCTCGCCGCGGCCGCCGTCGGCTGGCTCGCGGTCGACGAAGCCCCGTCCGGCGAGGTCCAGTTCCCGGCGCTCGCCATCGTCGGTCTGCTCGTCGGGCTCGGGGTAGCGATCGTGCTCGCGTTCAAGCCGTTGTGGGCCAGGTTCTTGGCCCCGGTGTACGCCATCGCGCAGGGCTTCTTGGTGGGCGCCATCTCCCGGGCTTTCAACGAGGCCTATGACGGCATCGTGGTGCAGGCCGCAGGCGCCACCATCGCCGTGTTCGCAGTGATGCTGTTCTTGTACCGCACCCGCATCATCAAGGTCACCGACCGGATGCGGCGCATCGTCATCGGCGCCACTCTCGGCATCGCCGTGTTCTACGGGATCTCGCTGCTGCTCAACCTGTTCGGTGTCAACGTCACCTTCCTCTCCAGCGCGAGTCCGCTCAGCATCGCGTTCAGCTTCCTCGTCGCCGGCCTGGCGGCGTTCAACCTGGCCCTCGACTTCGACTTCATCGAGCGCGGGGCGAACCAGGGGATGCCGAAGCAGATCGAGTGGTACGCCGCGTTCGGCGTGCTGGTGACACTCGTGTGGCTGTACCTCGAGGTGCTGCGGCTGCTCGCCAAGCTGCGCGAGAACTGA
- a CDS encoding sigma-70 family RNA polymerase sigma factor, with protein MAKDRVERDEEDLVRLYLTDIGQYTLLTKDDEVRLAKAIEGGKAAIEELDAGGKELTAARKRELRRVAREGEEAERAFVQSNLRLVVSIAKKYQASGLPLLDLIQEGNLGLMHAVEKFDWRKGFKFSTYATWWIRQAITRGIANTGRTIRLPVHAGDTLARLQKARARLELKLGRPATLAELSREVEMPEDKVTEALRFAAEPLSLSEPLREDGDAELGDVVEDRSAESPFEAAATSLLPEEISRLLAPLDDREREILKLRFGLDRGEPRTLEEVGEHFNLTRERIRQIEARAMSKLRHPSSDTGARDLLAV; from the coding sequence GTGGCGAAAGACCGTGTCGAGAGAGACGAAGAGGATCTGGTCCGGCTTTATCTCACCGACATCGGCCAGTACACGCTGCTGACCAAGGACGACGAGGTCCGCCTGGCGAAGGCGATCGAAGGCGGCAAGGCAGCCATCGAAGAGCTCGACGCCGGAGGCAAGGAGCTGACCGCGGCGCGAAAGCGCGAGCTGCGCCGCGTGGCCCGTGAGGGCGAAGAGGCCGAACGCGCATTCGTGCAGTCGAACCTGCGCCTCGTGGTGTCGATCGCGAAGAAGTACCAGGCCTCGGGGCTGCCCCTGCTCGACCTGATCCAAGAGGGCAACCTCGGCCTGATGCACGCCGTCGAGAAGTTCGACTGGCGCAAGGGGTTCAAGTTCTCCACGTACGCCACGTGGTGGATCCGCCAGGCGATCACGCGCGGCATCGCCAACACCGGGCGCACCATCCGCCTGCCCGTCCACGCCGGCGACACCCTCGCGCGGCTGCAGAAGGCCCGTGCCCGGCTGGAGCTGAAGCTCGGGCGCCCGGCGACGTTGGCCGAGCTGTCCCGTGAGGTCGAGATGCCCGAGGACAAGGTGACCGAGGCGTTGCGCTTCGCCGCCGAGCCGCTGTCGCTCAGCGAACCGTTGCGCGAAGACGGCGACGCCGAGCTCGGCGACGTGGTCGAGGACCGCTCCGCCGAAAGCCCCTTCGAGGCCGCGGCCACGTCGCTGCTGCCCGAAGAGATCAGCCGCCTGCTCGCCCCGCTCGACGACCGCGAGCGCGAGATCCTGAAGCTGCGCTTCGGGCTCGACCGCGGCGAGCCGCGCACGCTGGAAGAGGTCGGCGAGCACTTCAACCTCACCCGTGAGCGCATCCGTCAGATCGAGGCGCGGGCGATGTCGAAGCTGCGTCACCCGTCGAGTGACACCGGCGCCCGCGACCTCCTCGCGGTGTAG
- a CDS encoding GNAT family N-acetyltransferase, which yields MRARTAVAGDADAICDVQVAGWRAGYRGIFPDEMLDADSFDEERRARWRAWRLPPDTEVLVVTEGDGQPIGFASIGPEREPDDVIGPPRGEVHAFYVHPLHWGSPAATVLMQEAERRLLTRGYAVGVLWVLAENPRGRAFYERIGWRWTGATSWFEQVAGHLIALVEYSRVLEGSGNPTTPPGAP from the coding sequence TTGCGCGCCCGCACCGCCGTCGCCGGCGACGCTGACGCGATCTGCGACGTTCAGGTGGCCGGTTGGCGTGCCGGGTACCGCGGCATCTTCCCCGACGAGATGCTCGACGCCGATTCGTTCGACGAGGAACGGCGCGCGCGGTGGAGGGCCTGGCGGCTCCCGCCCGACACGGAAGTGCTCGTCGTCACCGAAGGCGACGGCCAACCGATCGGCTTCGCGTCGATCGGGCCCGAACGCGAGCCCGACGACGTGATCGGCCCACCGAGAGGCGAGGTGCACGCCTTCTACGTGCACCCGCTGCACTGGGGATCGCCGGCCGCGACGGTGTTGATGCAAGAGGCGGAGCGTCGCCTGCTCACTCGCGGCTACGCGGTGGGCGTGCTGTGGGTGCTCGCCGAGAACCCTCGGGGCCGAGCGTTCTACGAACGCATCGGCTGGCGGTGGACCGGCGCGACGTCGTGGTTCGAGCAGGTCGCCGGGCATCTCATCGCCTTGGTCGAGTACTCCCGGGTGCTCGAGGGGAGCGGAAATCCCACGACGCCGCCAGGCGCGCCCTGA
- a CDS encoding GNAT family N-acetyltransferase has product MHTDRDIDVRVPRPDEYRAAADAFRMALLHGPVNDEDFEKSLPSWEQCDSLAAWDGDLCVAHVGAFRFDTVVPGGNWLATAGVTRVGVMPTHTRRGLLTQMMRRLLVESRDRGRVLASLRASEAVIYGRFGFGLAGEAAELELDPLRAVVVRGAAPGKMRLLRADEVLPTFIECYERVAALHAGAIRRPEWMWRRYLEEPINSKGSRSVVVHESPAGEVDGVVDYETSWLDDFGKMARGALEVHDLWGSTPSVELALWRHVLSIDLIRRVRATERPIDDPIRFAVRDYRGVHVGLRWDEQWLRLLDVDAALRARTYGAGQAVTIAVTDPLFADNNGTWQVSADGATRTSCAADAADLSVDIATLSALYLGGPSWHELAAAGAVEERTSGALGRAEASFATHPSPFCGSFF; this is encoded by the coding sequence ATGCACACCGACCGCGACATCGACGTACGCGTGCCGCGGCCCGACGAGTACCGCGCCGCAGCCGACGCGTTCCGGATGGCGCTGCTTCACGGACCGGTCAACGACGAGGACTTCGAGAAGTCGCTGCCGTCGTGGGAGCAATGCGACAGCCTCGCCGCCTGGGACGGCGACCTCTGCGTTGCGCACGTCGGCGCGTTCAGGTTCGACACGGTGGTCCCGGGCGGGAACTGGCTCGCGACCGCGGGCGTCACGCGTGTCGGCGTGATGCCCACGCACACCCGTCGCGGCCTGCTCACCCAGATGATGCGGCGACTGCTCGTCGAAAGCCGCGACCGGGGCCGGGTCCTGGCCAGCCTGCGCGCGAGCGAGGCGGTGATCTATGGCCGATTCGGATTCGGTCTGGCAGGTGAAGCAGCCGAGCTGGAGCTCGACCCGCTGCGTGCGGTGGTCGTGCGCGGTGCCGCTCCGGGCAAGATGCGACTGCTCCGCGCCGACGAGGTGCTGCCCACGTTCATCGAGTGCTACGAGCGCGTCGCCGCGCTGCACGCCGGTGCCATCCGACGCCCGGAGTGGATGTGGCGGCGCTATCTCGAGGAGCCGATCAACTCGAAGGGCAGCCGATCCGTGGTGGTGCACGAGTCACCCGCGGGCGAGGTGGACGGCGTCGTCGACTACGAGACGTCGTGGTTGGACGACTTCGGCAAGATGGCCCGCGGCGCGCTCGAGGTGCACGACCTGTGGGGGTCGACCCCCTCGGTGGAGCTCGCCCTTTGGCGCCATGTGCTGTCGATCGATCTCATCCGGCGCGTCCGTGCCACCGAACGGCCCATCGACGACCCCATCCGCTTCGCCGTCCGTGACTACCGGGGCGTTCACGTGGGACTGCGTTGGGACGAGCAGTGGCTACGGCTGCTCGACGTCGACGCGGCGCTCCGCGCGCGCACCTACGGCGCCGGCCAGGCGGTGACCATCGCAGTGACAGATCCGCTTTTCGCCGACAACAACGGCACCTGGCAGGTGTCAGCCGACGGAGCAACGCGCACGTCCTGCGCGGCCGATGCCGCCGACTTGAGCGTCGACATCGCGACCCTCAGCGCGCTCTACCTCGGCGGGCCGAGTTGGCACGAGCTCGCTGCGGCCGGCGCGGTGGAGGAGCGCACGTCGGGCGCACTCGGCAGGGCCGAAGCGTCGTTCGCCACCCACCCTTCCCCGTTCTGCGGCAGCTTCTTCTGA
- a CDS encoding phosphotransferase, with amino-acid sequence MDEQVLHGGFANVGAVVRVGDHVLRPAKPNTQTIHRALHALRAAGFSGAPEPVGIDEDGRERLVFIEGLVPTPPYPDWAQSQVALVSIALLMKTMHDASTGIDLSTGHWSDEMADGHGGPVLCHNDVCLENVVFRDGRAVGLIDFEFAAPGRRVFDLASFARMCVPIDDDVNAARLGWAPADLPARLRLVADTYDLTGPERAELLEILDRTIQRGGEFLRRQVEAGHLGFAELWREVGGNERFDRRRRWWAQERTEFQHSMS; translated from the coding sequence GTGGACGAGCAGGTCTTGCACGGCGGCTTCGCCAATGTGGGGGCTGTGGTGCGGGTTGGGGATCACGTGTTGCGGCCGGCGAAGCCGAATACACAGACCATCCATCGTGCGTTGCATGCACTGCGCGCCGCCGGCTTCAGCGGGGCACCCGAACCCGTCGGGATCGACGAGGACGGGCGTGAGCGCCTCGTGTTCATCGAGGGTCTCGTCCCGACGCCGCCGTATCCCGACTGGGCGCAGTCGCAGGTGGCGCTGGTCTCGATCGCACTGCTGATGAAGACCATGCACGACGCGTCGACGGGGATCGACTTGTCGACGGGGCACTGGAGCGACGAGATGGCCGACGGGCATGGCGGTCCGGTGCTGTGCCACAACGACGTGTGTCTCGAGAACGTCGTGTTCCGCGACGGGCGAGCGGTCGGACTGATCGACTTCGAGTTCGCGGCTCCGGGCCGTCGGGTGTTCGACCTGGCCTCGTTCGCACGGATGTGCGTGCCGATCGACGACGACGTGAATGCCGCTCGGCTCGGCTGGGCGCCGGCCGACCTGCCCGCCCGACTTCGCCTTGTGGCCGATACGTATGACCTCACCGGCCCGGAGCGAGCCGAGCTGCTGGAGATCTTGGACCGCACGATCCAACGCGGCGGGGAGTTCTTGCGTCGTCAGGTCGAGGCCGGTCATCTCGGGTTCGCGGAGCTCTGGCGGGAAGTCGGCGGCAACGAGCGGTTCGACCGGCGCCGACGCTGGTGGGCGCAAGAGCGGACCGAGTTCCAGCACTCCATGAGCTGA
- a CDS encoding M20/M25/M40 family metallo-hydrolase, which yields MAGLFVTTTAEARVSATGCERRNNNQYDKLLECVTLAGVREHQAAFQAIADANVDEFYPGSRRAGTEGYSESVEYVASVLENAGWEVTFDEVEFQFVFPALLQQLTPVSATYATGTFTGSGDGDFTGNVIPVDINLVPPRASTSACEPGDFAGLNFGGASDIALVQRGTCSFGIKALNAQNAGAEAVILFNQGNDPTREGLIVGTLLPDGAAVTIPVVGASFADGSALAQAGSTARVRVIPAETRTDLNVIAEKRGARDDNVVMAGAHLDSVGAGPGINDNGSGSAALLEIAQNLGNHKPVNTLRFAWWASEEGGLIGSTNYVAGLSPSERDRIALYLNFDMIGSPNYFIGVYDADQSSYNAPVGVPIPAGSVQIEDVFESYYTMVGEPYDDTEFSGRSDYQAFILAGIPSSGLFTGAEVPKTAEQAGIWGGTAGAQFDPCYHLACDTFANTSGHALDVNSDAVAFAVLTFAYSTETVNGVVGKKVPSSGPLPTPAGPAGTCPSGPTVPCKL from the coding sequence CTGGCCGGACTATTCGTCACCACGACAGCCGAAGCGAGGGTCTCGGCGACCGGCTGCGAGCGACGCAACAACAACCAGTACGACAAGCTGCTCGAGTGCGTGACGCTGGCTGGCGTTCGGGAGCATCAAGCGGCGTTCCAGGCGATCGCTGACGCCAATGTCGACGAGTTCTATCCGGGGTCGCGACGCGCCGGCACCGAGGGATACTCCGAGAGCGTCGAGTACGTCGCCAGCGTGCTGGAGAACGCCGGCTGGGAGGTGACCTTCGATGAGGTCGAGTTTCAGTTCGTGTTCCCGGCGCTGTTGCAGCAGCTGACGCCCGTCAGCGCCACGTACGCGACCGGGACGTTCACCGGCAGCGGCGACGGCGACTTCACCGGGAACGTGATCCCGGTCGACATCAACTTGGTGCCCCCGCGTGCGAGCACGAGCGCATGCGAGCCGGGAGACTTCGCCGGCCTGAACTTCGGCGGCGCCAGCGACATCGCTCTGGTCCAGCGCGGTACCTGCAGCTTCGGGATCAAGGCACTGAACGCACAGAACGCCGGGGCCGAAGCGGTGATCCTCTTCAACCAGGGCAACGACCCGACGCGTGAGGGCCTGATCGTCGGAACTTTGCTGCCTGACGGCGCAGCCGTCACGATCCCGGTCGTCGGCGCCTCGTTCGCGGACGGGTCTGCCCTCGCACAGGCAGGGTCGACGGCCCGCGTACGTGTCATCCCGGCCGAGACACGGACCGACCTCAACGTGATCGCCGAGAAGCGAGGTGCGCGGGACGACAATGTGGTCATGGCCGGCGCCCACCTCGACTCGGTCGGGGCCGGGCCTGGCATCAACGACAACGGCAGCGGCTCGGCGGCCTTGCTCGAGATCGCCCAGAATCTCGGCAACCACAAGCCGGTCAACACGCTGCGCTTCGCCTGGTGGGCCTCCGAGGAAGGCGGACTGATCGGGTCGACGAATTATGTCGCTGGGCTTTCGCCGTCGGAGCGTGACCGCATCGCCCTGTATCTCAACTTCGACATGATCGGCTCGCCGAACTACTTCATCGGCGTCTACGACGCTGATCAGTCGTCGTACAACGCACCGGTCGGGGTGCCGATTCCTGCCGGATCGGTGCAGATCGAGGACGTCTTCGAGTCGTATTACACGATGGTCGGTGAGCCCTACGACGACACCGAGTTCAGTGGTCGCAGCGACTACCAGGCGTTCATCCTTGCCGGTATCCCGTCGAGCGGCCTATTCACCGGCGCCGAGGTGCCGAAGACCGCCGAGCAGGCAGGGATCTGGGGTGGCACGGCCGGCGCTCAGTTCGATCCGTGCTACCACCTGGCGTGCGACACCTTCGCCAACACCTCTGGCCACGCCCTCGACGTCAACAGCGACGCCGTTGCCTTCGCCGTGCTGACCTTCGCCTACTCGACCGAGACGGTGAACGGCGTCGTCGGCAAGAAGGTGCCCAGCAGCGGGCCGCTGCCGACGCCGGCCGGCCCCGCAGGGACTTGCCCCTCCGGCCCGACGGTTCCCTGCAAACTGTAG